One Nitrospirota bacterium DNA segment encodes these proteins:
- a CDS encoding leucyl/phenylalanyl-tRNA--protein transferase yields MSIALLTDTISFPSPEHAEEDGLLAVGGDLSRERLLKAYSMGIFPWYSEDSPILWWSPDPRLVLFPQELKISRSLRQCIKKGIFSVTMNTAFEQVIRCCAESCRKGQSGTWITDEMMDAYIMLHHSGHAHSVEAWHDGELAGGLYGIIMGRIFFGESMFSKISNASKVAFVTFVEQLKQKGFGLIDCQVKTEHLVSLGAREITRKEFLMALKKTLSPPPSPRKGKQDPAV; encoded by the coding sequence GTGTCAATCGCTCTACTGACTGACACCATATCCTTTCCTTCTCCCGAACATGCGGAGGAAGACGGGCTGCTTGCCGTCGGTGGCGACCTCAGCAGGGAGCGCCTGCTCAAGGCATACTCCATGGGAATATTCCCCTGGTATTCTGAAGATTCTCCCATCCTCTGGTGGTCGCCAGACCCCCGCCTTGTACTCTTCCCCCAGGAACTGAAGATCTCACGCAGCCTGCGGCAGTGTATTAAGAAAGGCATATTCTCCGTCACTATGAACACCGCCTTTGAGCAGGTCATCCGATGCTGTGCTGAAAGCTGCCGCAAAGGCCAGTCAGGGACATGGATCACCGATGAAATGATGGATGCTTACATCATGCTCCATCATTCAGGGCACGCCCATTCTGTTGAGGCATGGCACGACGGAGAACTTGCAGGCGGGCTCTATGGAATTATTATGGGCAGGATATTCTTCGGCGAGTCGATGTTCTCGAAGATAAGCAATGCGTCAAAAGTCGCCTTTGTAACGTTTGTTGAGCAGTTGAAACAGAAGGGGTTCGGATTAATCGACTGTCAGGTGAAAACGGAACACCTCGTAAGCCTGGGCGCAAGAGAGATTACGCGCAAAGAGTTTCTCATGGCGCTGAAAAAAACTCTTTCGCCGCCGCCCTCACCGAGAAAAGGGAAACAAGATCCTGCCGTTTAA
- the clpA gene encoding ATP-dependent Clp protease ATP-binding subunit ClpA, whose amino-acid sequence MINKEFELIMEATIKDARSQRHEYLTVEHILYAILHDDLGANVLKNCGGNISSIKKALAEYFMEEFRKPAPKGNPYPRPTIGFQRVIQTALTHVQSAGREEADAGDILSAIFFEEDSHAVHILHQEGIQRLDVLEYISHGMAKIRKEGPLPHEQEDRDQERHKERPSEDPLGIYTVNLVEKAHSGEIDPLVGRKTELERMVQILCRRRKNNVILVGEPGVGKTAVVEGLALKIQSGMVPEAMKKSSIYSLDMGSLIAGTKYRGDFEARLKATIKALERIPEAILFIDEIHTIVGAGATSGGSMDASNILKPVLNSGRLRCVGASTYEEYRNYFEKDRALSRRFQKLEIQEPSVEETISILGGLKSYYEEFHHVRYCQSALRAAAELSAKFINDKYLPDKAIDVIDEAGALSRLAGKAGTHAIGTAEVEKIVANIAKIPPQTVSQSDIKKLMTLDKDLKKVVFGQDQAIALLVSSIKRIRAGMGNPGRPVGSFLFLGPTGVGKTEVSKQMAAVMGIKFIRFDMSEYMEKHAVSRLIGAPPGYVGFDQGGLLTDEIRKHPYAVLLLDEIEKAHPDIFNILLQIMDYATLTDNSGKKADFRNIILIMTSNAGAKDMDRQVIGFGDRSQDREMKGKDAITNLFSPEFRNRLDATLTFKSLTLEIMKKVVDKFMAELKGSMKKKKIHILLSDEAQTWLAAKGHDPAHGARPLGRLIQEKIKDVLSDEVLFGRLRKGGTVAIGVHDDALTFDYKS is encoded by the coding sequence ATGATCAACAAGGAATTCGAACTTATCATGGAGGCGACCATCAAGGACGCCCGGTCCCAGCGCCATGAATATCTGACGGTGGAACATATCCTGTATGCGATCCTTCATGACGACCTCGGCGCAAACGTTCTAAAGAACTGCGGCGGAAACATTTCAAGCATCAAAAAGGCGCTTGCTGAATATTTCATGGAGGAGTTCAGGAAGCCGGCTCCGAAAGGCAATCCCTACCCCAGGCCGACGATAGGCTTCCAGCGCGTAATCCAGACAGCGCTGACGCATGTGCAATCTGCCGGCAGAGAGGAGGCAGACGCCGGAGATATTCTTTCGGCGATCTTTTTCGAAGAGGATTCGCATGCCGTCCATATCCTTCATCAGGAAGGCATTCAGCGTCTCGATGTCCTGGAATATATTTCTCACGGCATGGCAAAAATACGTAAAGAAGGGCCGCTGCCTCATGAGCAGGAAGATCGGGACCAGGAGCGGCATAAGGAACGGCCCTCTGAAGATCCTCTTGGCATCTATACGGTCAACCTTGTCGAGAAGGCTCACAGCGGTGAGATCGATCCGCTTGTCGGCAGAAAAACCGAACTGGAAAGGATGGTCCAGATCCTCTGCAGAAGGCGCAAGAACAATGTCATTCTTGTGGGCGAACCGGGCGTTGGCAAAACAGCGGTTGTCGAAGGGCTGGCCCTGAAAATCCAGTCGGGCATGGTCCCTGAGGCGATGAAAAAAAGCAGCATCTATTCTCTCGATATGGGTTCACTTATCGCAGGAACAAAATACCGCGGTGATTTCGAAGCGAGGCTCAAGGCCACGATCAAGGCGCTCGAGCGCATTCCCGAGGCAATCCTTTTTATTGACGAAATCCATACCATCGTTGGCGCCGGAGCGACAAGCGGCGGATCAATGGACGCATCGAACATCCTTAAGCCTGTGCTCAATTCCGGCAGGCTGCGCTGCGTCGGCGCCAGTACCTATGAAGAATACAGGAACTATTTTGAAAAAGACCGAGCCCTCTCTCGCCGCTTTCAGAAGTTGGAGATTCAGGAGCCGTCTGTGGAAGAGACCATCAGCATCCTCGGAGGGCTGAAATCCTATTATGAGGAGTTTCACCATGTACGCTACTGCCAAAGCGCGCTCAGGGCAGCGGCAGAACTTTCTGCCAAATTTATCAACGACAAATATCTCCCTGACAAGGCGATCGATGTGATCGACGAAGCAGGAGCGCTCTCAAGACTTGCAGGGAAAGCCGGCACCCATGCAATCGGCACAGCAGAGGTTGAAAAGATCGTTGCTAACATAGCAAAAATACCTCCCCAGACGGTCTCTCAGTCAGATATCAAGAAGCTCATGACCCTTGATAAAGATCTGAAAAAGGTAGTCTTCGGCCAGGATCAGGCGATCGCCTTGCTGGTTTCTTCCATCAAGAGGATCCGTGCAGGCATGGGCAATCCCGGCAGGCCCGTCGGATCATTCCTTTTTCTCGGTCCCACCGGAGTCGGTAAAACAGAAGTCTCAAAACAGATGGCTGCGGTCATGGGCATCAAGTTCATACGCTTCGACATGTCAGAATATATGGAAAAACATGCCGTCTCCCGTCTGATCGGAGCGCCTCCGGGATATGTTGGCTTTGACCAGGGAGGACTGCTTACGGATGAGATCAGGAAGCACCCTTACGCCGTTCTTCTGCTTGATGAGATCGAGAAAGCGCATCCTGACATTTTCAATATCCTCCTTCAGATCATGGACTATGCAACACTGACTGACAACAGCGGCAAAAAAGCCGACTTCCGGAATATCATTCTTATCATGACCTCCAATGCAGGAGCGAAGGATATGGACAGGCAGGTGATCGGCTTTGGTGACAGGTCGCAGGACAGGGAAATGAAGGGTAAGGACGCCATTACGAACCTGTTCAGCCCGGAATTCAGAAATCGACTGGACGCGACACTGACCTTTAAGTCGCTGACTCTGGAGATTATGAAAAAGGTCGTCGACAAGTTCATGGCCGAGCTGAAAGGTTCAATGAAGAAAAAGAAGATACACATACTTCTCTCTGATGAAGCTCAAACTTGGCTTGCTGCAAAGGGACACGATCCTGCTCATGGCGCCAGACCGCTTGGAAGACTTATCCAGGAAAAGATCAAGGATGTCCTTTCGGATGAGGTGCTCTTCGGCAGACTCAGAAAAGGCGGGACCGTTGCGATCGGCGTCCATGATGACGCGTTGACCTTTGATTATAAATCCTGA
- the clpS gene encoding ATP-dependent Clp protease adapter ClpS: MAIHNPQREKDAQEDADLQSKKPPLYAVFLLNDDYTTMDFVIHVLETIFHMPVVEATRIMLHVHKSGRGLAGIYTREIAETKLDTVHKIAREHEFPLKCVMEKE; this comes from the coding sequence ATGGCAATCCACAATCCGCAAAGAGAAAAAGACGCACAGGAAGATGCTGACCTGCAGTCTAAAAAGCCCCCGCTGTATGCCGTATTCCTCCTTAACGACGACTATACGACCATGGATTTTGTTATTCATGTCCTTGAAACCATATTTCATATGCCGGTGGTTGAGGCCACAAGGATCATGCTTCATGTTCACAAAAGCGGCAGGGGACTTGCAGGTATCTACACGAGGGAAATCGCGGAAACAAAGCTGGACACCGTACACAAAATTGCGCGGGAGCATGAGTTCCCGCTAAAATGCGTAATGGAGAAGGAATGA
- a CDS encoding VCBS repeat-containing protein yields the protein MKKIASLVIILMLFASCMPHTEVKGLPQETRIIPIPPPEIKPQSMPVPKRYKTGLACEENTSVVFNRSGIEILPFVRLSFFDMDNDGRQELIAGAKDGSLRLYRRERSGPDQKWVLVSGYFDGIKVGAFSSPAVADIDLDGKPEVVVGTGGFSSESGRVMIFKNAGTSDKPIWQRVDMPLIDVGDDATPALIDVNGDRKPDLIVGNSTGALMYYRNTSIQTAVSFTREPDFFRGVNVGMYGMPATTMSNGRIIIIAGNSMGKLYLLEKKNGTSSWQKSGLKMEFSNFAAPAFMQDSDDPVPNLVVSDGNGQIHYYRNAKADYRHWEELSTFFAGRLMPGPACSPTMAELGSKSCMVTGNINGEMKLFEFQPHAEVLPWAEKPNFFKSIKLSGYARGTVVSWRGRYLLITGQQDGYVRAFLNTGSEENPAWNEQKNFFRGVPKTFHASPTVFDLDGDGMWELVVGDVDGNVTAYRMDTAESDKPHWTKIEDVFSEVKTGRYASPSLVRDDDRIFLLVGQQDGGIRFYSAKSAGRGMPVFSREDFLSGLMVNSHSAPSVFMNKGVMELSVGDYNGNLRHFACRKDSVEVQ from the coding sequence ATGAAGAAGATCGCATCACTTGTCATTATTCTTATGCTTTTTGCTTCCTGTATGCCTCATACGGAAGTGAAAGGGCTCCCTCAGGAAACAAGGATTATTCCGATACCCCCTCCAGAAATAAAGCCCCAATCTATGCCTGTACCGAAGCGATATAAAACCGGTCTTGCCTGCGAGGAGAATACCTCTGTTGTGTTTAACCGCAGCGGCATCGAGATCCTGCCCTTTGTGAGACTTTCTTTTTTTGATATGGACAACGACGGCAGACAGGAATTAATTGCGGGTGCCAAGGACGGTTCACTAAGGCTATATAGGAGAGAGCGGTCCGGTCCCGATCAGAAGTGGGTCCTTGTCAGCGGCTATTTTGATGGGATTAAAGTAGGCGCCTTCTCTTCCCCTGCGGTTGCGGACATAGACCTTGATGGAAAACCTGAGGTCGTGGTTGGTACTGGCGGTTTTTCTTCTGAATCAGGCAGGGTCATGATATTTAAGAATGCGGGAACATCTGATAAGCCGATATGGCAGAGAGTCGATATGCCGCTCATTGATGTGGGCGATGACGCAACGCCGGCTTTGATAGACGTAAATGGTGACCGGAAGCCCGACCTGATCGTTGGCAACTCCACAGGCGCCCTCATGTATTACCGCAATACCTCGATCCAGACAGCGGTATCTTTTACCCGGGAGCCTGACTTTTTCAGAGGTGTCAACGTCGGCATGTACGGTATGCCTGCGACGACGATGAGCAATGGGAGGATTATCATTATTGCCGGTAACAGTATGGGTAAGCTTTACCTGCTCGAAAAAAAGAATGGGACTTCGTCATGGCAGAAGTCGGGCTTGAAGATGGAGTTCAGTAATTTTGCTGCCCCTGCGTTTATGCAGGACAGTGACGATCCTGTGCCAAACCTTGTTGTGTCGGACGGAAACGGCCAGATACATTACTACAGGAACGCAAAGGCTGATTACCGGCACTGGGAGGAACTCAGCACCTTTTTTGCCGGTCGGCTCATGCCGGGCCCGGCCTGCTCACCGACGATGGCCGAGCTTGGCAGCAAATCCTGCATGGTTACGGGCAATATCAACGGCGAAATGAAACTCTTTGAGTTCCAGCCCCATGCAGAAGTTCTGCCTTGGGCGGAGAAGCCGAACTTCTTCAAGTCAATCAAGCTCTCGGGCTATGCGCGGGGCACGGTGGTCTCCTGGCGCGGACGGTATCTGCTTATAACAGGTCAGCAGGATGGATATGTTCGCGCATTTCTTAATACGGGATCCGAGGAAAATCCGGCATGGAACGAGCAGAAGAATTTTTTCAGGGGAGTGCCGAAAACCTTTCATGCCTCGCCAACGGTGTTTGATCTTGATGGCGATGGCATGTGGGAGCTGGTTGTGGGGGATGTTGACGGCAATGTGACAGCGTACCGCATGGACACGGCGGAGTCTGACAAGCCTCACTGGACAAAGATCGAAGACGTTTTTTCTGAGGTCAAGACCGGTCGTTATGCCTCGCCGTCATTGGTGCGCGATGATGATCGGATCTTTCTCCTTGTTGGGCAACAGGATGGCGGCATACGTTTCTATTCAGCAAAAAGCGCAGGCAGAGGAATGCCGGTCTTTTCGCGTGAAGATTTTTTGAGCGGCCTGATGGTTAACAGCCACAGCGCCCCGTCAGTCTTCATGAATAAAGGCGTTATGGAGCTGTCTGTCGGCGACTACAACGGAAACCTTCGCCATTTCGCCTGCCGAAAGGATAGCGTCGAAGTGCAGTGA
- a CDS encoding copper-translocating P-type ATPase: MTESTLKKIDLPVTGMSCASCASHIETALAELSGVESSLVNFAAETATVVYDPLRLKLTDLTKTVIDQGYGISVSRITLPIRGMTCAACVSAVENVLRELDGVISASVNFAIEKATIEYIPSRVNIRDFKKVIKEAGYEVVEAEQGEDIVEKEQKEREKAYKELKTKVITGAVLAVPLMVLMQWNHIVGHALHMPMQLNHMIQLLLATPVQFWIGRQFYAGAIAAARHRTTNMNTLIAIGTSSAYLYSIVATFLPDLFAIKGYTAEVYFDTSATIIVLILLGRLFEARAKGQTSEAIKKLIGLQAKTALVIKDGKEMHVPIEDVEIGDIIIVRPGEKIPVDGLIRAGYSSVDESMVTGESIPVEKNAGDLVIGGTINKTGTFRFEAVKVSKETMLSHIIEMVQSAQGSKPPIARLADVIASYFVPAVIGIATLTFAVWYFFGPSPAFTYAVLNFIAVLIIACPCSLGLATPTSIMVGTGKGAENGILIRSGEALEKAHKITAIVFDKTGTLTKGRPEVTDMIARGMDEKDLLFYAASAEKGSEHPLGESIIKKAQDTGLTIADPEQFQAIPGHGIKANIQGRAVLLGNQKFMQDEGVDLTSLIAESDMLSLQGKTPMFIGLDKVAAGIIAVADTLRAESVAAVKQLQALGIEVVMITGDNKRTGEAIGRQAGIDRVLAEVLPQDKAAEVKKLQTEGKIVAMVGDGINDAPALAQADVGIAIGTGTDVAMEASDITLIAGNIRGVVTAIALSKATMRNIKQNLFWAFAYNVILIPVAAGVLFPFFGILLNPMLAAGAMGFSSVTVVTNALRLRRFRPA, translated from the coding sequence ATGACTGAGTCTACATTGAAAAAAATAGACCTGCCGGTCACCGGCATGTCCTGCGCCTCGTGTGCCAGCCATATAGAAACTGCATTGGCTGAGCTGAGCGGCGTAGAGAGCTCATTGGTGAACTTTGCCGCGGAAACGGCAACCGTTGTTTATGACCCGTTAAGGCTCAAGCTGACTGATCTTACCAAAACGGTGATTGATCAGGGTTATGGTATTTCTGTTTCCCGCATCACCTTGCCGATAAGAGGCATGACCTGTGCTGCCTGCGTGTCAGCGGTCGAAAATGTGCTCAGGGAGCTCGACGGCGTAATCTCTGCTTCTGTGAATTTTGCGATCGAAAAGGCGACAATCGAATATATTCCGTCACGTGTCAACATCAGGGACTTTAAAAAGGTTATCAAGGAGGCTGGATACGAGGTCGTTGAGGCCGAGCAGGGCGAAGACATTGTTGAGAAAGAGCAGAAGGAGCGGGAGAAGGCATACAAAGAGTTGAAGACAAAGGTGATCACCGGCGCAGTCCTCGCTGTCCCTCTTATGGTATTGATGCAGTGGAATCATATCGTCGGCCATGCTCTTCATATGCCGATGCAGCTCAATCACATGATACAGCTTCTTCTGGCAACCCCTGTGCAGTTCTGGATCGGACGGCAATTCTATGCAGGCGCCATTGCCGCTGCCCGGCACCGTACAACGAATATGAATACGCTGATCGCCATCGGCACTTCTTCCGCATATTTGTACAGTATTGTCGCCACCTTCTTGCCTGATCTCTTTGCCATCAAGGGATACACTGCCGAGGTTTATTTTGATACCTCTGCAACGATCATCGTTCTTATCCTCCTTGGCAGGCTCTTTGAGGCCCGTGCGAAAGGCCAGACTTCAGAGGCGATCAAGAAACTGATCGGCCTTCAGGCAAAGACCGCGCTGGTTATAAAAGACGGCAAGGAGATGCATGTCCCGATAGAGGATGTTGAGATAGGTGATATTATCATTGTGCGTCCCGGAGAAAAGATACCGGTTGATGGTCTGATCAGGGCGGGATATTCATCGGTCGACGAGTCTATGGTTACCGGCGAGTCGATCCCTGTTGAAAAAAATGCAGGGGACCTTGTTATCGGCGGTACAATCAACAAGACGGGCACTTTCAGGTTTGAGGCCGTAAAGGTGAGCAAGGAGACCATGCTCTCCCATATTATCGAGATGGTCCAGTCAGCACAGGGATCCAAGCCGCCTATTGCGCGCCTGGCTGACGTTATAGCCTCCTATTTCGTTCCGGCGGTAATAGGCATCGCAACGCTGACCTTTGCGGTCTGGTATTTTTTCGGGCCGAGCCCAGCATTTACCTATGCTGTGCTGAACTTTATCGCAGTACTGATTATTGCCTGTCCCTGCTCCCTTGGCCTTGCAACACCGACATCCATTATGGTCGGCACAGGCAAGGGCGCAGAAAATGGCATTTTGATCAGAAGCGGCGAGGCCCTCGAAAAAGCCCACAAGATAACGGCGATTGTATTTGATAAAACCGGAACGCTCACCAAAGGACGGCCTGAGGTGACGGATATGATTGCGAGAGGCATGGACGAAAAAGACCTGCTATTTTATGCAGCATCAGCTGAGAAGGGCTCTGAGCATCCGCTTGGCGAGTCGATCATTAAGAAGGCACAGGATACGGGCCTGACGATTGCAGACCCTGAGCAGTTTCAGGCCATCCCCGGTCATGGCATCAAGGCAAATATTCAGGGAAGGGCGGTGCTTCTTGGAAATCAGAAGTTTATGCAGGATGAGGGTGTTGATCTCACATCTTTGATAGCTGAATCCGACATGCTCTCTTTACAGGGAAAGACCCCGATGTTTATAGGGCTGGATAAGGTTGCCGCAGGAATCATTGCGGTTGCGGACACGCTCAGGGCGGAGTCTGTGGCTGCAGTCAAACAGCTCCAGGCTCTCGGGATTGAGGTAGTGATGATAACCGGCGACAATAAGCGCACCGGCGAAGCAATAGGCAGGCAGGCAGGTATAGACAGGGTGCTGGCAGAGGTGCTTCCCCAGGACAAGGCGGCTGAGGTGAAGAAACTCCAGACAGAGGGCAAAATTGTTGCGATGGTCGGAGACGGCATCAACGATGCTCCTGCACTTGCCCAGGCAGACGTTGGCATTGCGATCGGCACAGGCACAGACGTTGCGATGGAGGCTTCTGATATTACGCTCATAGCGGGCAACATCAGGGGAGTGGTCACGGCAATAGCTCTTTCAAAGGCAACCATGAGGAACATCAAGCAGAACCTTTTCTGGGCCTTTGCGTACAATGTTATTCTCATCCCTGTTGCAGCAGGCGTGCTCTTTCCCTTCTTCGGCATACTCCTGAACCCGATGCTTGCTGCAGGGGCCATGGGCTTTTCATCGGTCACGGTTGTGACGAATGCACTTAGATTGAGACGGTTTAGGCCTGCGTAG
- a CDS encoding ABC transporter permease, with amino-acid sequence MNLRRAFRVWQRNFTVFTKLYKSSLALNFAEPILYLWAMGLGLGAYVKEIHGVPYINFIAPGMIASSAMFAAVYECSYGTFVRMTFQKTFDAILATPVNIYDLVAGELMWGAAKSVLYGTIIMIVISALGLVDSAAIVMVLPILFISGLIFAEISLIFVSVVPGIDSFNYFFTLFMTPMFLFSGIFFPLDTLPPLVSKIAFFIPLYHLVNICRSLAQGHVAAIGWDVLWLAIVALALAPYPFRMMKKRIVK; translated from the coding sequence ATGAATCTCAGACGGGCCTTCCGGGTCTGGCAGAGAAACTTCACCGTATTTACCAAGCTATACAAGTCGAGTCTCGCGCTGAACTTCGCAGAGCCCATCCTCTACCTCTGGGCGATGGGGTTAGGGCTTGGGGCCTATGTAAAAGAGATCCATGGTGTGCCGTATATCAACTTCATTGCACCGGGCATGATCGCCTCATCGGCCATGTTCGCAGCAGTGTATGAATGCTCGTATGGCACGTTTGTTCGTATGACCTTTCAGAAGACCTTTGACGCAATCCTTGCAACGCCGGTCAATATCTACGATCTTGTTGCAGGAGAACTTATGTGGGGGGCGGCAAAAAGCGTTCTGTACGGCACGATCATCATGATCGTGATATCTGCGTTGGGGCTGGTCGATTCCGCTGCAATTGTTATGGTGCTTCCGATTCTTTTCATAAGCGGGCTCATTTTTGCCGAGATATCGCTGATCTTTGTCTCGGTCGTGCCAGGCATCGACTCCTTCAACTACTTCTTTACCCTGTTCATGACGCCCATGTTCCTCTTCTCCGGCATATTCTTCCCTTTAGACACCCTTCCCCCGCTTGTTTCGAAGATCGCCTTCTTCATCCCGCTTTATCATCTGGTGAACATCTGCAGGTCACTGGCACAAGGACATGTCGCTGCTATCGGATGGGATGTTCTTTGGCTCGCAATTGTTGCCCTTGCTCTCGCGCCCTACCCATTCAGGATGATGAAGAAGAGGATTGTGAAGTAA
- a CDS encoding ABC transporter ATP-binding protein translates to MVLVNAEQLVKHYGNLCAVDNISFEIMQGECFGFLGPNGAGKTTAMSIIYCFMPPTSGRVTVFGIDVTKQPSVIKSRIGVMPQDDNLDPDLSVFQNLIVYARYFDIPKKTSAPRAWELLDFVELREKAAVNIKSLSGGMKRRLLLARALLNNPDLLIMDEPTVGLDPHSRHAVWNNLAHLKAEGKTTILTTHYMEEAQQVCDRVAIMDNGRIIETGRPADLIQKYGGNLEDVYLNLTGKNLREVII, encoded by the coding sequence ATGGTTCTTGTTAACGCTGAACAGTTGGTCAAACACTACGGCAATCTCTGCGCTGTTGACAACATCAGTTTCGAGATCATGCAGGGGGAGTGCTTCGGTTTTTTAGGCCCCAATGGCGCAGGCAAGACAACGGCCATGAGTATCATCTACTGCTTCATGCCTCCCACATCCGGCAGAGTGACGGTCTTCGGCATTGATGTTACGAAACAGCCGAGCGTCATCAAATCCCGCATCGGTGTTATGCCCCAGGACGACAACCTTGACCCTGACCTGTCCGTGTTCCAAAACCTTATTGTCTATGCCAGATATTTTGACATCCCAAAGAAGACTTCTGCGCCTCGCGCATGGGAACTGCTCGATTTCGTCGAACTCAGGGAAAAGGCTGCCGTGAACATCAAAAGCCTTTCAGGAGGCATGAAGCGGAGACTTCTGCTGGCCAGGGCACTGCTGAACAATCCTGACCTGCTTATCATGGACGAGCCGACCGTAGGCCTTGATCCGCACAGCAGGCATGCTGTATGGAACAATCTTGCCCATCTCAAAGCAGAGGGCAAGACGACCATACTTACGACCCACTATATGGAAGAAGCGCAACAGGTCTGCGACAGGGTTGCTATCATGGATAACGGCAGAATCATTGAAACCGGGAGACCGGCAGATCTCATACAAAAATATGGCGGCAATCTAGAAGATGTTTACCTGAACCTTACCGGCAAGAACCTCAGAGAGGTGATCATATGA
- a CDS encoding YdcF family protein gives MVCPTARLDEGGTRPRVLFFQAVKMIRLLKLFFLIAFVAGIIFLTHGFVFTKAAEMLIRKDEMKPADVIVVLAGEQEERVLYGIKLFKDEWARKDRIIMAGGPLVWKYTWASLMKEQAESLGIPGKKILLEDKSRSTEEDALYTKEILKKNGFKSIILVTSPYHSRRAALIFNNVLGSEFKIISAPADESWFNVNDWWKRRRDRAAVLNEFSKYVWLWLFGLQEKA, from the coding sequence ATGGTCTGTCCAACAGCCCGGCTTGATGAAGGAGGAACAAGACCCCGGGTCCTTTTCTTTCAGGCGGTCAAGATGATACGGTTATTGAAACTCTTTTTTCTCATTGCGTTCGTTGCCGGAATTATCTTCCTCACCCACGGATTTGTTTTCACGAAAGCAGCGGAGATGCTTATCAGGAAAGACGAAATGAAACCGGCTGATGTGATCGTTGTGCTTGCCGGTGAGCAGGAAGAGCGCGTCCTCTACGGGATAAAGCTCTTCAAGGATGAATGGGCCCGAAAAGACAGGATCATCATGGCCGGCGGCCCGTTGGTATGGAAATATACCTGGGCATCGCTTATGAAGGAGCAGGCCGAATCTCTTGGCATCCCCGGCAAAAAAATACTCCTTGAGGACAAATCAAGATCCACTGAAGAGGATGCGCTTTACACAAAGGAGATCCTCAAAAAGAACGGCTTTAAGTCCATTATCCTTGTTACCTCCCCTTACCACAGCAGAAGGGCAGCGCTTATTTTTAATAACGTTTTGGGCAGTGAATTCAAAATCATCAGTGCGCCTGCAGATGAAAGCTGGTTCAACGTAAACGACTGGTGGAAGAGAAGACGCGACAGGGCAGCAGTGCTGAACGAGTTCTCCAAATACGTCTGGCTCTGGCTCTTCGGGCTCCAGGAAAAGGCATAG
- the rfbD gene encoding dTDP-4-dehydrorhamnose reductase, whose amino-acid sequence MKVALTGADGMLGHAVQKVFTEIHLVPFSRTGLDITKLDGAVKAVRETRPDVLIHAAAFTDVDACESDPEKAYLVNGIGARNMAIACEEIHCPIIHISSDYVFDGTKSSAYDEWDRTNPLSHYGRSKLMAEQFITSLTNRYYIVRTSWLYGPHGKNFVDTIIRLLAEKDSLQVVNDQFGSPTFTEDLAATIRQLVGKGYGIYHVTNSGICSWHEFAITIADLISIDKPIMPVTSEEYKRPARRPTRSPLNNTMLRLEGISAPRHWSEALKHYIKETR is encoded by the coding sequence ATGAAGGTAGCGCTTACCGGTGCTGACGGCATGCTCGGTCACGCAGTACAGAAGGTTTTCACCGAAATACATCTTGTTCCTTTTTCCCGCACGGGCCTTGATATCACAAAACTTGACGGTGCCGTTAAGGCTGTACGGGAGACAAGGCCCGACGTCCTGATTCATGCAGCCGCATTCACTGATGTAGATGCCTGCGAGTCGGACCCTGAGAAGGCTTATCTTGTCAACGGCATCGGTGCTCGCAACATGGCTATTGCCTGCGAGGAGATCCACTGCCCGATCATCCATATCAGTTCTGACTACGTCTTTGACGGGACAAAAAGCTCTGCATACGACGAGTGGGACAGGACAAACCCCCTGAGCCACTACGGGCGATCCAAGCTCATGGCAGAACAGTTCATCACATCCCTTACCAACAGATATTATATTGTCCGTACCTCCTGGCTCTATGGCCCTCATGGCAAGAACTTTGTAGACACGATAATAAGGCTCCTTGCTGAAAAAGACTCTCTTCAGGTCGTAAACGATCAGTTTGGGAGCCCGACCTTCACGGAAGATCTTGCGGCCACAATCAGACAGCTCGTCGGAAAGGGCTATGGCATCTATCATGTTACCAATTCAGGTATCTGCAGCTGGCATGAGTTTGCGATAACGATCGCTGATCTTATCAGTATTGACAAACCGATCATGCCTGTCACCTCCGAGGAGTATAAAAGACCTGCCAGGCGGCCGACCCGATCTCCACTGAACAATACCATGCTGCGATTAGAGGGCATTTCTGCTCCTCGCCACTGGTCTGAGGCGCTGAAGCATTACATAAAAGAGACTCGCTGA